GCCAAATTCACGGATTCCATGACACTCCAACTGACCGCTTTCATCGCTTCCACTCTGCTCGGATTCTTCGCCGTCCGGCCTTTGTTTCTGCATTTTCTCTACGGCGCCTCCAGCGACGTAAAAACCAACGTCGACGCTTTGGCGGGACGGCGCGGCTTCGTCATCGAGCCGATCGACCCCCGTGAAAATAAGGGCAGGGTAAAAGTGGGCGGCGAAGATTGGCGCGGCGTCTCTATCGACGATTCTTCTATGGAAAAAGGAACGGAGATCGTCGTCCGCCGGGTGGAAGGAACGAAGTTGATTGTCGAACGCATTCAAAAACCTTACGGGAGTAAAACCAAATGATCGAACTATTAATCGAATACGGCATCTCCATCATTTTAATCGCTTTCGCTATCTTCGTCGTGCTGTTCGTCTCGATGGGTTTCAAAATCGTGCAGCAGGCGGAAACGATGGTCATTGAAAGACTGGGACGGTACAACCGCACGTTGAAATCGGGCAT
The Candidatus Omnitrophota bacterium DNA segment above includes these coding regions:
- a CDS encoding NfeD family protein; this encodes MWVLWILAGVIVLIGEILTPGFVLGCFAVGCFGAGAAAKFTDSMTLQLTAFIASTLLGFFAVRPLFLHFLYGASSDVKTNVDALAGRRGFVIEPIDPRENKGRVKVGGEDWRGVSIDDSSMEKGTEIVVRRVEGTKLIVERIQKPYGSKTK